Genomic segment of Peribacillus frigoritolerans:
ATAATGGCGTATCCTCCCAGATCGAGATGATTCATGGGGATATAAAGGAAATTCCTAAACAGATAGGGTATAGCAAATATGATGTCGTTACTTGCAATCCACCCTATTTCCCAACGCCATCCATCGAGGAAATTAACAAAAATGAACATTTTGCAATTGCCCGACATGAACTAATGTGTAATCTTGAGGACGTCATGCGTGTCTCAAGTCAGTTGCTGCGTCAAGGTGGGAAAGCGGCATTCGTTCATAGACCGGGCCGCCTGATGGATATCCTCCATTTCATGAGGATGTACAGAATAGAACCGAAGCGACTGCAATTCGTTTATCCAAAGAGTTCAAAAGAAGCGAATACGATTCTTATTGAAGGGATAAAGGACGGCAACCCTGATTTGAAGATTCTTCCTCCGCTTGTTGTCTATAATGATCAGAATGAGTATAATCCGGAAATCAGAAGGATTTTATATGGAGAGGAATAAGCATTATTTTTATGTTTTAAAATGCAGGGACGGAAGCTATTATGCCGGGTATACAAATAATTTGGACCGTAGGATTGATGCTCATAATCAAGGCAGGGGTGCAAAGTATACACGAGGCCGGACCCCGGTTGAACTGATTTATCATGAAATATTCGAAACACAGACATTGGCCATGCAGGCTGAATATAAATTCAAGCAATTAACAAGAAAACAAAAGCAAAAGTGGATGGCAAAGGAGGATACATGATATGTGGCAGCAAAAGAGTTTTGAAAAAGAAGGATTGGAGCCAGCTCTGTATCTGGTTCCTACACCGATAGGAAATCTTGAGGATATGAGTTTCCGGGCTTTAAGAATCTTGAAGGAAGCGGATGTCATTGCTGCTGAGGACACGCGAAATACGAAGAAATTATGCAACTACTTTGAAATTTCGACACCTATCGTCAGTTACCATGAACATAATAAGGAATATAGCGGGAAGCAGATGCTTGAGAGGCTTCGATCTGGAGAGGTCATTGCATTGGTAAGTGATGCGGGCTTGCCGACGATATCCGATCCGGGGTATGAACTGGTCAAAGAAGCCATTGCCGAACAGTTTAAAGTCATCCCGTTGCCTGGGGCAAATGCTGCATTAACTGCATTGATCGCATCTGGACTGACTCCGCAGCCTTTTTACTTTTATGGCTTTTTACAACGGGGAGCAAAAGAAAAAAAGAAGGAGCTGGAAAAATTAAAAAAAATGGAGTCGACTTGGATCGTTTATGAGTCGCCACATCGCTTGAAAGAAACATTGAAACATATGCATGAAATTTTAGGTGACCGTCGTATAGTATTATGCCGCGAATTGACCAAGAAGTTTGAAGAGTTCATCCGAGGGACTGTGAGTGAAGCATTGACGTGGGCGATGGAATCCGAAATTCGCGGAGAGTTCTGTTTAATAATAGAAGGAGGGCAATGGTCGGAGGAGGAACCTGAAGAAGCTTGGTGGATGGCCCTTGACATCGTCGGTCATGTTAATCATTATATGGAAACCAAGCAGTTCACTTCAAAGGACGCAATCAAGCAGGTCGCAAAAGATCGCAATATGCAAAAACGGGATGTATATCAAGCATATCATATTGATATACAAGAATAATAAACATAAAAAAACTTCCGAAGACCGGAAGTTTTTTTATATCATTTATTTAGAAGCAGTGAAGTTTTGTTGAATTTCTTGAATAAGTAATTCTGCACCTTCACGACTAAGGATCAATTTACCATTAGCAAGTGTAAGGTTGTTATCGGAAACTTCACCTGTAACTTGGCAAGTCATGTTTGGTTTGTATTTTTTCAAGATGATGCGCTCATCATCAACATAGATTTCAAGAGCGTCTTTCTCAGCGATACCCAATGTACGACGAAGTTCGATTGGAATAACCACCCGGCCTAACTCATCAACTTTACGAACAATACCTGTAGATTTCATTTTTTTTTCTCCTCTCAGTTACAATCTAGTACCCTATTTCTATTTTTTTCGCCATTATTCGACAAATTTTTTTATAAATTTATAATACCAGCCATTCCCAAATTCGTCAATGATTTATTTTCATTTTTTTGTAAGAAATAGCATGGCCCATTTGTGTAACAAAAAGGCTTTTAAAGAGAAAAAATCGGTTATGCCTTTAAAAGTAAAGAAATAGCAAGGCTACAAAGAACCCCTCACTTCACCAGATTTCGACAAAGTGTGCATATAAAACATACTTCATTATTATATGATTAAATATAATTTAGTTTCAAAACAAAAGTTCTGAATTAAGGATAATTTTCTGAAAAAGTATGAATATGTGAGTTGTTGCACAAAAAAAGAAATTTAGGTATATTTTGTTGAGGTAAGAGGTAATGCTGTCATAAGGGAAGTTCACGTCCAGATCACTTATTTTTAAATATAATTTTTTTAATTCTATTAACACATGATTAGATTAGTGATTATTGTCGCATATAGCGTTAAAATAGAGATAATAACTTAAATATATTCTTATGGCTTGGGTCAATCCTTTAGCCGGTTTTTCAAAAGATGAGGAGGGAACGTAGTGCAAGATAAATTAAAAACATTCTATATCACGACACCCATATATTATCCGAGTGGTAATTTACATATAGGGCACGCGTATACGACAGTTGCAGGGGATGCCATGGCTCGTTATAAAAGGATGCGTGGTTTCGATGTCATGTACTTAACAGGCACTGATGAACATGGTCAAAAAATCCAGCGTAAAGCGGCTGAGGAAGGAATCACTCCACAGCAATATGTAGATAATATCGTATCAGGGATTAAAGAGCTCTGGGAAAAGCTTGATATTTCATATGATGATTTCATAAGGACCACGGAAGATCGCCATAAAGAGGTTGTTGCCAAGATATTCAAAAGGCTATTGGACCAGGGTGATATATACTTGGACCAATATGAAGGGCTATATTGTACACCTTGCGAATCTTTCTTCACGGAACGTCAGGTGGAAGAAAGCAATGGGAACTGTCCTGATTGCGGCAGGCCTGTTGAGAAGGTGAAAGAGGAATCTTATTTCTTTAAGATGAGTAAATATGCGAATCGGTTACTGAAGTTTTATGAGGAAAACCCGGATTTCATTCAACCGGAATCCCGCAAAAATGAAATGATCAATAACTTCATCAAGCCTGGATTGGAAGATCTGGCCGTTTCACGTACTACTTTCGATTGGGGCATCAAGGTGCCGGGAGATCCAAAGCATGTTATTTATGTCTGGATAGATGCTTTGACCAATTATATAACGGCATTAGGGTACGGAACGGATAATGATTCTAAATACTTGAATTATTGGCCGGCCGATGTACATCTGGTCGGAAAGGAAATCGTGCGTTTCCATACGATCTATTGGCCGATCATGTTAATGGCTCTTGATGTGCCGCTTCCAAAGAAAGTCTTTGCCCACGGATGGCTTCTCATGAAAGATGGTAAAATGTCCAAATCAAAAGGGAATGTAGTGGATCCCGTTACATTGATTGATCGTTATGGTTTGGATTCTTTACGCTATTATTTATTGCGTGAAGTTCCATTTGGTTCTGATGGAGTATTTACACCGGAAGGGTTTGTTGAACGGATTAATTTTGACCTGGCAAATGATTTAGGGAATTTATTAAATCGAACAGTAGCAATGGTCAATAAGTATTTTGATGGTGTAATTCCAAATTACGATGGATCCAATGGTGAATTCGAAAAGGCTTTGCTTGAAATGAATCAAGATACGGTAGGCAAGTATGAGGAAGCAATGGAAAACATGGAATTTTCAGTTGCACTAACATCCATTTGGCAACTCGTGAGCAGAACTAACAAATTCATTGATGAAACCCAGCCATGGACTCTTGCTAAAGATGAATCAAGGAAAGCAGACCTTGCTAGTGTCATGGTTCATTTGGCGGAATCATTACGCAGGACAGCAATCCTTTTGAAACCGTTCTTGACTCAAACACCAGAAAAAATCTTTGCTCAGCTTAGCATCAAAGATGATGTGTTGAAATCCTGGGACAGTTTAGCGGAGTTCGGTCAAATTCCTGCTGAAACAAAAGTTTTGAAGGGAGACCCGATCTTCCCTCGTTTGGATATGGAAGAGGAAGTTTTATATATTAAAGAACAAATGCAGGGTGATGCACCTAAGGCCGAGGAAAAAGTGGAAGTGGCGATTCCCGAGGTTGATGAGATCACTATTGATGACTTTACAAAAGTGGAGCTACGTGTTGCTCAGGTCATGGAAGTTGAACCAGTAAAGAAGGCGGATAAGCTTCTTAAACTTCAGCTAGATTTGGGCTATGAGAAACGGCAAGTCGTTTCGGGCATTGCACAGCATTATAAACCCGAAGATTTAGTGGGCAAAAAAGTGATATGCGTAACGAATTTGAAACCTGTTAAACTTCGTGGCGAGCTCTCGCAAGGAATGATTTTGGCGGGAAGCCAAGATGGTGTACTCTCAGTCGCTACAATAGATTCATCGATCCCAAATGGTTCAAAGGTGAAATAAACCGATGAAAACATAAAGGTGTTTCATATGAAACATTTTTATGTTTTTTTCTTTATGCTTTTGGAAAAAGTACTTTTATACAGGTTTTGTTTTTGGTATTGAATTTATTTGTTGAGCATATAAGGTCCTTTGTAATCTGTTTGTTACCTAAATGTGAAACATAAAACTTTCATTTTTTTATAAAATAGTGCTAGAAAGGAAGAAAAATAATGTTATTTGATACACATGTACATGTTAATGCGGAACAATTCAACGAGGATCTCGAAGACGTAATAGAAAGAGCTAAGGAAGCAGGAGTCAATAATATGGTAGTCGTTGGTTTTGACCGGCCTACTATTATAAGGGCAATGGAATTGATAGAAGCTTATGATTTCATGTATGCCGCAGTCGGCTGGCATCCTGTCGATGCTATAGATATGACAGAAGAGGACTTACAATGGATCGAGGAATTATCCAACCATCCAAAGGTTGTGGCCATTGGTGAGATGGGCCTGGATTATCATTGGGATAAATCACCGAAAGATGTTCAAATGGAGGTGTTCAGGAAGCAAATCCGATTGGCAAAAAAGGTGGGGCTGCCCATTATCATCCATAATCGGGAAGCGACCGCGGATATCGTGAACATACTCAAGGAAGAAGAGGCATCAATGGTTGGAGGCATCATGCATTGCTTTAGCGGAAGTGCGGAAACGGCTTTGGAATGCATCAATATGAATTTTTATATTTCATTGGGTGGCCCTGTGACCTTCAAGAATGCAAAAAAACCAAAGGAAGTGGCAGCGGTCGTACCTTTAGACCGTTTACTGATAGAGACTGATTGTCCATATTTGGCTCCCCATCCTTATAGAGGGAAGCGTAATGAACCTTCGTATGTGAAGCTTGTTGCTGAACAAATTGCAGAAATCAAACAACTTACAATAGAGGAAGTTTCCCAGGCGACAACAGAAAATGCCAAGAAATTATTCGGCATTAACTGACATTTTATTTTACAATATCTCCCGGGGTTCGCTAGCTAAAATCGCATTTTTTTAAAGTTTCTACAAATCTCGCTCCAACTATAGGCTTATTATGTCGAGAAGTCACCCTTTCCTTTTCAATATGGAATATGCATAATAGGTAGTAATTTCCTGAATGAGAAGTGAATGGGTTGACAGCTTGATAACTAAGTCTATATAATCACCGGGAGGAAGGAGGAGTTTTTCATTCTATTAAAAACTATGAAAAACCTTATTCCCAAACCTTTTGGGAAGAAGAGAATGGCAATTGCCATTTGCAGTGCTATTCTTGTTTCTACAGCATTGGGAATACTAATATATCAAGGTACAAAGGATACAGTAACAATCATGTTAGACGGAAAAAAAGAGGTAGTGCGTACACACGCGGCTACTGTAAATGATATGTTGGAAGATTTAGAGATTACCGTTCAAGCCGCAGACTATGTCCATCCATCAAGAGCCACGAAGGTTGATGATGATTTGGAGGTGGTTTGGAAGCCTGCACAAAAAATCGTCATGGTACAGGATGGTAAGACGGAGGAAGTCTGGTCCACTGCCGAAACAGTAGATGAACTTTTAAAAGATCAAGATCTTAGTGTGAAGGAACAGGATAAGATCACCCCTTCAAAAAATACGAAGCTGAAAGCGAATATGGAAGTTGCCATAGACAAAGCCTTTTCACTGAAATTAGTGGTAGGTGGAGACGAAAAGCAGGTATGGTCAACTTCGACTACTGTCGCTGACTTTTTAAAGCAACAAGGAGTAAAACTCAATGATTTGGATAGAGTTGAGCCAGAATTAACCGAAAAAGTTGAAGCTGAGAATACGGTAAACGTAGTTCGAATTGAAAAAGTCACCGATGTAGTGGAAGAACCAGTTGACTTTGCTGTCATAACAAAAAAAGATGACTCTTTATCAAAAGGGAAAGAGAAAATTGTCAAAGAAGGAAAAGACGGACTCATTTCCAAGAAATATGAAGTTGTTAAGGAAAATGGCAAAGAGGTCAAAAGAGAATTACTTTCAGAAAAAGTAGTTAATAAAAAGCAGGATAAAGTTGTAACGGTCGGAACTCGAACGACAGTTGCCCAGGCATCACGCGGAGTAACTAACGTTAGTTCTTCAAGTGGAAAAGAAATATACGTTTCATCAACAGCTTATACTGCCAGTTGTAAGGGCTGTTCCGGTGTCACTTCTACAGGTGTAGATCTTAAGAGTAATCCGGGTGCGAAGATCATTGCTGTCGATCCAAGCGTAATTCCTTTGGGGTCGAAAGTATATGTAGAGGGATACGGCTATGCTGTAGCTGCTGACAAAGGCGGAGCAATAAAGGGAAATAAGATTGATGTCTTCTTTTCCTCAAAAAATGATGCCTATCGTTGGGGTGTAAAGAGAGTAAAGGTTCGCGTATTGGACTAATAAGGTTTCTCTCGCAGGAGATGAATTCGTCTCCTGTTTTTTGCGTTTTATTTTCCACTTGTTGAAAAACCCTATGTAAAACTGTTTTAATAAGATAGACGTCTCACTATTCCATAAGATTTCAATTTATGTGTGTAAACTTTCATAAATGATCTTGACTGGATTCTCTATCCGGAAAAATTTTACGGGGGACCGGTTACGTTTATCCAAGAGCTAATCAAAGCGTTTGCGCTTTTCTGTATGGAGGAAACCATGAAGAAGATTAAAGAGATTATTGTTGTAGAAGGAAAAGATGATACGGTAGCGATAAAAAGGGCTGTTAATGCTGATACAATAGAAACCAACGGTTCTGCGGTGAATGAGTCCTGTATCGAGCAGGTGAGGCTTGCACAAAAGACGCGTGGAGCCATCATTTTCACAGACCCTGATTTTCCTGGTCAAAAAATCAGGAACATCATTTCAGAACAAGTAAAAGGCTGTAAACACGCCTTTTTAACGAAGGAGGAAGCCCTTCCTAAGTCAGGTAGAGGAATTGGTGTGGAACATGCTTCTCCTGAGGCGATTCGTAATGCTTTAAAGGATGCCCAGTTAATGGATGAAGAGGCTTCAGAAGAGATTTCACAGCAGGATTTAATAGATGCAGGTTTAATCGGGGGATCCGGTGCCAAGGAACGAAGGGAAAAACTTGGATCTATTTTAAAAATCGGGTTTACCAATGGTAAACAGTTATATAAGAGACTAAAAATGTTCCAAATATCAACTGATGCTTTTGAGAAAGCGATGGTACAGATAATTCAGGAGGAAAATAATGAATAAGGATATTGCAACCCCTGTCAGAACGAAAGAAATATTAAAGAAATACGGATTCTCCTTTAAAAAGAGCTTAGGACAAAACTTTTTAATCGATACGAATATCTTGAAACGTATTGTCGAACATGCCAATTTGACAGAGGAAAGCGGCGCCATCGAAATTGGGCCGGGAATCGGGGCATTGACGGAACAACTAGCGAAAAGCAGCAAAAAGGTTGCGGCCTTTGAGATTGATCAGCGTCTACTGCCCATCTTATCGGATACACTGTCTCCCTATAACAATGTAAACATCATTCACGGGGATGTTCTCAAGGCTGATGTCAAGAAGGTAATCGAGGAGGAATTCGCTGGCTTCTCGGACCTGATGGTTGTTGCAAATCTGCCATACTATGTCACGACGCCGATCATTTTAAAGCTATTGTCCGAGGACCTGCCCATTAGAGGCATCGTGTGCATGCTGCAAAAGGAAGTGGCTGATCGAATTGCCGCAAAACCTGGGACAAAGGAATATGGTTCTTTATCCATTGCGATTCAATACTATACCGAAGCCGAAACAGTGATGATCGTACCCAAAACGGTATTCATGCCTCAGCCTAATGTTGATTCAGCTGTAATTCGCCTTACCTTGCGCGATAAGCCAATCGTTGAGGTCCTGGATGAGGATTTCTTATTCACTGTGACCCGGGCGAGCTTTGCACAGCGCCGGAAAACGATTTTAAATAACTTAACCAGTCAGCTGCCGGATGGCAAGTCGAAAAAAGAACTCATACTTGCCGCTCTCGAAGCCGCAGAAGTTGATCCTTCCAGACGGGGAGAAACACTGAGCATCAAAGAATTTGGCCGCTTAAGTGATGCCTTATTGCCGAATTTCAAATAAAGATAATGTGAAAGATTAAAGTCGGAATGGGGTCACTCCCAGCTTCCGGCTTTTTTTATTTTGATATCGGCATACCATGATGGGCGTACCCAAAAATGTAATCAATCCCAACCTTTCACCATTCAAGAATGGTTCGCATAACTTAAGAATGAAAATAAACTAGGGCGGGCTGAAAATAAGTCTTCTCATGGGGTGGGGCCATGAATATTCAAATAAACGATATTGTCGGTCGGGTTTCTTATAAATGCGACGTGTTGTTCCGGGTAATCGATATCCGTGATATTGACGGAAGGCGTGAAGCTATTCTTTATGGGGAAGATATCCGACTGATTGCAGATGCACCTTTTCAAGATTTAATGATCATTAATGATAATGAAAGAAATGATCGACAAAGAACGAATGAGATACTTCAAGAACAATCTTACCGCTTATTAACACAAGATCTAGAGTTGCAACAACAAAAAAATGGCTATCAATCGAGTAATGGCTATCGGTATAGCGGTGAATATTTTCAGATACCAGGGAGGGTCCTCCATGTTGATGGGGATGCATCTTACTTAAGGAAATGCATGGAGCTATATCAGAAATTCGGTATTCCGGTCAATGGCATCTATTGCAATGAAAAGGAAATGCCCCAAAGAATAGGGGGTTTGTTGGACCATTATCGGCCGGACATTCTTGTTGTCACCGGTCATGATGCCTATTCAAAATCAAAAGGACCGATGTCCGATATCAATGCCTACCGTCACTCAAAGGATTTTGTACAGACAGTTAGAGAAGCACGAAGGAAGGTTTCCCATTTAGACCAACTGATTATATTTGCCGGGGCTTGCCAATCACATTTTGAATCATTAATCCAAGCGGGTGCAAATTTTGCAAGTTCACCCTCCCGTGTTAATATACATGCTCTTGATCCGGTATATATCGTCGGAAAGATAAGCTTTACACCTTTTTCCGATCATATTCATGTATGGGATGTCCTTCGGAATACATTAACGGGAGAGAAGGGTTTGGGGGGAATTGAGACTAAAGGGGTGTTACGGACCGGGTTGCCGTTCAAGCCATTTCAAGAAGAATGAACGAGCTGCATTTTGAAAGAATGCAGCTTGCTTTTGGTGGGGAAGAATTCGGATATCCTCACAAAAAAACGGGTTTTTTGTTTGGTAATGTCACTAAGTAATGATTTAACTACGAAAATTCGGTTTCATAATTAATGAAATAGTTCGTTTACATAATTTTTCATTTCCCAGGATATAATAAAATTGTTCGCGATTTTGCCGGATTTCAGATAAAAATATATTGACTACATTTTTAAGTGCTGATATAATTTATTATTTTGTTTGCGTATATTTGTAAATTGTGATATACTTAACTTAGTGAGGTGGACCGAAAATGCCAAAAACTCTAGCTGATATTAAAACTGCACTTGATTCAAACCTAGGTAAAAGATTGCTCTTAAAAGCAAACGGTGGAAGAAGAAAGACTGTAGAACGATTTGGAACTTTGGCGGAAACTTATCCGGCTGTTTTTGTAATTGAGCTCGACCAAGATGAAAATGCGTTTGAAAGAGTATCTTACAGCTATGCGGATGTTTTAACGGAAACCGTAGAACTAACATTTTTAAACAAACAACAAGAGATTTAACTTAGACGAGGCAGCGAACAACTATGTTTGCTGCTTTTTGTTTTGTATAAAATATCCTGTGAGTCCCAATAAAGGCTTATAAAGGATGTAATGAAATAGCGTATGATGCAAACACTAGGCATGTGACGGCATGTGAAAGGGGTTGCTTCGCTTGAGCAGGAAAAAAGGGATTATGTCAAATGGTCTTAAAGAGGAATTGGCTAAAGAACTTGGATTTTACGATGTTGTCCAGAAAGAAGGCTGGGGAGGAATCCGGGCGAGGGACGCAGGGAACATGGTAAAACTTGCTATCGAAAAAGCACAACGTCAATTGGTGAACAAGGAGTAAGATAAACACTTAATTGTATCATGCCGTCATGTTGAAAGTAGCCGGACTCTTTATGCAATGTATAGCTCTATTCATTTTTGCTTACATTGTAGTTAAGGAGTCTGGTTTTTTTATGTATCGGTAATTGCTATTTGGATATGTAGCAAGTCTTTTGGGATTCAGGAAGTGGCTGCTCTCCATGTGCCTACATGTGTCTATTCCCCTCTAAAGGCCAATCTTAGCTTCATTACATTGAAATTACGATGAAAAAACCTTTAGAATATAAACAAATATGATAGAATAGGACAAGAACTTTTAAGAACGTTAAAGTAGGTGGACATATTGAAGCTTATGGAAAAAGCCCCGGCTAAAATTAATTTGGCTTTGGATGTGCTTTTC
This window contains:
- the rsmA gene encoding 16S rRNA (adenine(1518)-N(6)/adenine(1519)-N(6))-dimethyltransferase RsmA, coding for MNKDIATPVRTKEILKKYGFSFKKSLGQNFLIDTNILKRIVEHANLTEESGAIEIGPGIGALTEQLAKSSKKVAAFEIDQRLLPILSDTLSPYNNVNIIHGDVLKADVKKVIEEEFAGFSDLMVVANLPYYVTTPIILKLLSEDLPIRGIVCMLQKEVADRIAAKPGTKEYGSLSIAIQYYTEAETVMIVPKTVFMPQPNVDSAVIRLTLRDKPIVEVLDEDFLFTVTRASFAQRRKTILNNLTSQLPDGKSKKELILAALEAAEVDPSRRGETLSIKEFGRLSDALLPNFK
- a CDS encoding tRNA1(Val) (adenine(37)-N6)-methyltransferase, giving the protein MVELKGDERLDYLLAEKLRIIQSPSVFSFSLDAVLLSRFVNVPIQKGKIVDLCSGNGVIPLLLSTRTKGKITGVEIQERLYDMAQRSMDYNGVSSQIEMIHGDIKEIPKQIGYSKYDVVTCNPPYFPTPSIEEINKNEHFAIARHELMCNLEDVMRVSSQLLRQGGKAAFVHRPGRLMDILHFMRMYRIEPKRLQFVYPKSSKEANTILIEGIKDGNPDLKILPPLVVYNDQNEYNPEIRRILYGEE
- a CDS encoding AbrB/MazE/SpoVT family DNA-binding domain-containing protein is translated as MKSTGIVRKVDELGRVVIPIELRRTLGIAEKDALEIYVDDERIILKKYKPNMTCQVTGEVSDNNLTLANGKLILSREGAELLIQEIQQNFTASK
- a CDS encoding TatD family hydrolase encodes the protein MLFDTHVHVNAEQFNEDLEDVIERAKEAGVNNMVVVGFDRPTIIRAMELIEAYDFMYAAVGWHPVDAIDMTEEDLQWIEELSNHPKVVAIGEMGLDYHWDKSPKDVQMEVFRKQIRLAKKVGLPIIIHNREATADIVNILKEEEASMVGGIMHCFSGSAETALECINMNFYISLGGPVTFKNAKKPKEVAAVVPLDRLLIETDCPYLAPHPYRGKRNEPSYVKLVAEQIAEIKQLTIEEVSQATTENAKKLFGIN
- a CDS encoding ubiquitin-like domain-containing protein, yielding MAIAICSAILVSTALGILIYQGTKDTVTIMLDGKKEVVRTHAATVNDMLEDLEITVQAADYVHPSRATKVDDDLEVVWKPAQKIVMVQDGKTEEVWSTAETVDELLKDQDLSVKEQDKITPSKNTKLKANMEVAIDKAFSLKLVVGGDEKQVWSTSTTVADFLKQQGVKLNDLDRVEPELTEKVEAENTVNVVRIEKVTDVVEEPVDFAVITKKDDSLSKGKEKIVKEGKDGLISKKYEVVKENGKEVKRELLSEKVVNKKQDKVVTVGTRTTVAQASRGVTNVSSSSGKEIYVSSTAYTASCKGCSGVTSTGVDLKSNPGAKIIAVDPSVIPLGSKVYVEGYGYAVAADKGGAIKGNKIDVFFSSKNDAYRWGVKRVKVRVLD
- the rsmI gene encoding 16S rRNA (cytidine(1402)-2'-O)-methyltransferase, whose amino-acid sequence is MWQQKSFEKEGLEPALYLVPTPIGNLEDMSFRALRILKEADVIAAEDTRNTKKLCNYFEISTPIVSYHEHNKEYSGKQMLERLRSGEVIALVSDAGLPTISDPGYELVKEAIAEQFKVIPLPGANAALTALIASGLTPQPFYFYGFLQRGAKEKKKELEKLKKMESTWIVYESPHRLKETLKHMHEILGDRRIVLCRELTKKFEEFIRGTVSEALTWAMESEIRGEFCLIIEGGQWSEEEPEEAWWMALDIVGHVNHYMETKQFTSKDAIKQVAKDRNMQKRDVYQAYHIDIQE
- the veg gene encoding biofilm formation stimulator Veg, with protein sequence MPKTLADIKTALDSNLGKRLLLKANGGRRKTVERFGTLAETYPAVFVIELDQDENAFERVSYSYADVLTETVELTFLNKQQEI
- the rnmV gene encoding ribonuclease M5, with the translated sequence MKKIKEIIVVEGKDDTVAIKRAVNADTIETNGSAVNESCIEQVRLAQKTRGAIIFTDPDFPGQKIRNIISEQVKGCKHAFLTKEEALPKSGRGIGVEHASPEAIRNALKDAQLMDEEASEEISQQDLIDAGLIGGSGAKERREKLGSILKIGFTNGKQLYKRLKMFQISTDAFEKAMVQIIQEENNE
- a CDS encoding GIY-YIG nuclease family protein gives rise to the protein MERNKHYFYVLKCRDGSYYAGYTNNLDRRIDAHNQGRGAKYTRGRTPVELIYHEIFETQTLAMQAEYKFKQLTRKQKQKWMAKEDT
- the metG gene encoding methionine--tRNA ligase; its protein translation is MQDKLKTFYITTPIYYPSGNLHIGHAYTTVAGDAMARYKRMRGFDVMYLTGTDEHGQKIQRKAAEEGITPQQYVDNIVSGIKELWEKLDISYDDFIRTTEDRHKEVVAKIFKRLLDQGDIYLDQYEGLYCTPCESFFTERQVEESNGNCPDCGRPVEKVKEESYFFKMSKYANRLLKFYEENPDFIQPESRKNEMINNFIKPGLEDLAVSRTTFDWGIKVPGDPKHVIYVWIDALTNYITALGYGTDNDSKYLNYWPADVHLVGKEIVRFHTIYWPIMLMALDVPLPKKVFAHGWLLMKDGKMSKSKGNVVDPVTLIDRYGLDSLRYYLLREVPFGSDGVFTPEGFVERINFDLANDLGNLLNRTVAMVNKYFDGVIPNYDGSNGEFEKALLEMNQDTVGKYEEAMENMEFSVALTSIWQLVSRTNKFIDETQPWTLAKDESRKADLASVMVHLAESLRRTAILLKPFLTQTPEKIFAQLSIKDDVLKSWDSLAEFGQIPAETKVLKGDPIFPRLDMEEEVLYIKEQMQGDAPKAEEKVEVAIPEVDEITIDDFTKVELRVAQVMEVEPVKKADKLLKLQLDLGYEKRQVVSGIAQHYKPEDLVGKKVICVTNLKPVKLRGELSQGMILAGSQDGVLSVATIDSSIPNGSKVK
- the yabG gene encoding sporulation peptidase YabG; protein product: MNIQINDIVGRVSYKCDVLFRVIDIRDIDGRREAILYGEDIRLIADAPFQDLMIINDNERNDRQRTNEILQEQSYRLLTQDLELQQQKNGYQSSNGYRYSGEYFQIPGRVLHVDGDASYLRKCMELYQKFGIPVNGIYCNEKEMPQRIGGLLDHYRPDILVVTGHDAYSKSKGPMSDINAYRHSKDFVQTVREARRKVSHLDQLIIFAGACQSHFESLIQAGANFASSPSRVNIHALDPVYIVGKISFTPFSDHIHVWDVLRNTLTGEKGLGGIETKGVLRTGLPFKPFQEE
- a CDS encoding small, acid-soluble spore protein, alpha/beta type, whose product is MSRKKGIMSNGLKEELAKELGFYDVVQKEGWGGIRARDAGNMVKLAIEKAQRQLVNKE